In Candidatus Bathyarchaeia archaeon, the following are encoded in one genomic region:
- the gcvPB gene encoding aminomethyl-transferring glycine dehydrogenase subunit GcvPB: MYKQASWNESVIFTLGKSGRVGHILPEVEEEIKATIGDLKTAVPENLQRTTNPNLPELSEVEVARHFIRLSEMNYGIDSGFYPLGSCTMKYNPKINENLASSPAINMIHPYQDESTVQGILKILYRLERWLAEITGTYEVCLQPAAGAHGEFVGTLLMRAYHKFKGESEKRTEVIVPDSAHGTNPASAAMAGFNVVVVPSNDDGCISLGALKAVVSERTAGLMLTNPNTLGIFEKNIDEIARIVHEAGGLLYYDGANLNPILCKTRPGDMGFDIVHINIHKTFSTPHGGGGPGAGPVGVSKELARFLPVPRIVFDGKHYHFDYDRPDSIGKIRSFYGNVTVLLKAYAYILSLGFEGLKEVAEVSVLNANYLLKKLKEIKGLTLPYDSEKPRKHECVFSAKTLKNETGVSALNVAKRLLDYGIHAPTIYFPMIVDEALMIEPTETVEKEELDHFAEVMRKICAEAYTTPEVVLKAPHNTAVPRLDEVKASHPRTMTLSWRMHKKRKGKNL, translated from the coding sequence ATGTATAAGCAGGCAAGTTGGAATGAATCAGTGATTTTCACTCTAGGAAAAAGTGGACGCGTAGGACATATTCTACCAGAAGTAGAAGAGGAAATCAAGGCAACAATTGGAGATTTGAAGACAGCTGTACCCGAGAACCTCCAGCGAACAACAAATCCGAATCTTCCAGAGCTTTCAGAAGTTGAAGTTGCTCGGCATTTCATACGTTTGTCTGAAATGAATTATGGAATTGATTCTGGCTTCTATCCACTTGGAAGCTGCACAATGAAATACAACCCAAAAATAAATGAAAATCTGGCAAGCTCGCCAGCAATAAATATGATTCATCCATATCAAGACGAAAGCACCGTGCAAGGCATTCTCAAAATCCTTTATCGGCTTGAACGGTGGCTTGCAGAAATAACAGGCACTTATGAGGTTTGTTTACAACCAGCAGCGGGTGCGCATGGAGAGTTTGTGGGAACCCTACTTATGCGGGCATATCACAAGTTTAAAGGCGAAAGTGAAAAGCGAACTGAAGTAATAGTTCCAGATTCAGCACATGGCACGAATCCCGCAAGCGCAGCAATGGCTGGGTTCAACGTGGTAGTTGTTCCGTCAAATGATGATGGGTGTATTAGCCTCGGCGCATTGAAAGCGGTTGTTTCAGAACGAACAGCAGGACTTATGCTTACTAATCCAAACACGCTTGGCATTTTTGAAAAGAACATCGACGAAATAGCTAGGATTGTTCACGAAGCTGGGGGGCTCCTATACTATGACGGAGCAAACCTAAACCCAATCTTATGCAAAACCAGACCAGGCGACATGGGCTTCGACATCGTTCACATAAACATTCACAAAACATTCAGCACACCTCACGGCGGAGGCGGTCCAGGAGCGGGACCAGTTGGCGTTTCTAAAGAATTAGCTAGGTTTTTGCCTGTTCCCCGAATAGTTTTTGATGGCAAACATTATCACTTTGATTATGATAGACCAGATAGCATCGGAAAAATTCGGAGTTTCTATGGAAATGTCACGGTTTTGTTGAAAGCTTACGCTTATATTTTGAGTTTAGGCTTTGAGGGGTTGAAAGAAGTTGCTGAAGTTTCTGTTTTAAACGCTAATTACCTCTTGAAGAAACTTAAAGAAATTAAAGGGTTAACGCTTCCATACGATAGTGAGAAACCAAGAAAGCATGAGTGTGTCTTCAGCGCTAAAACTCTAAAAAACGAGACAGGCGTTTCCGCGTTAAATGTGGCTAAGCGTTTGCTTGACTATGGAATACATGCTCCAACAATCTATTTTCCCATGATTGTAGATGAAGCCTTGATGATTGAACCTACAGAAACCGTTGAGAAGGAAGAACTTGACCATTTCGCTGAAGTTATGCGAAAAATATGCGCGGAAGCCTATACAACCCCTGAAGTAGTTCTGAAAGCGCCGCATAATACTGCTGTTCCCCGGTTGGATGAGGTGAAAGCTTCGCATCCTAGAACTATGACTTTAAGTTGGCGTATGCACAAAAAAAGAAAAGGAAAAAATTTGTAA
- a CDS encoding iron-sulfur cluster assembly protein encodes MTELEDKVREAVGKVVDPETGLTFAEMQMITNVKEENSGVVKVEFVPSSPFCPIAFKLAMDIKNAASKVAGVKKALIYCRGHMMEQQINEMTNKEEQK; translated from the coding sequence TTGACGGAATTAGAAGACAAAGTACGCGAAGCCGTTGGCAAAGTTGTTGACCCTGAGACTGGGTTAACTTTTGCTGAGATGCAGATGATAACGAATGTTAAAGAAGAAAATTCAGGCGTTGTTAAGGTGGAATTTGTTCCTTCAAGCCCCTTCTGTCCAATCGCATTCAAACTCGCCATGGACATTAAAAACGCGGCTTCAAAAGTTGCCGGTGTCAAAAAAGCTCTAATCTACTGTCGCGGGCACATGATGGAGCAGCAGATTAACGAGATGACGAATAAAGAAGAGCAGAAATAA
- a CDS encoding dockerin type I domain-containing protein — protein MEEKIKTILVTATLLFATLSLTLTTLFAQTNPSDTTLYVDPPSIEDPTILPGDTIVIKIMIDAVANMKNCEFNLTFNPNVLSVKQVTKQLVQGQYPNTNVDVDDVVGYVWVNLTYTTAVTVTTDTALVEIKFFVKGYGTSLLHFESSVLKDNAGTPIPHDTQDGFVRIFVRNIAVQDIVVLYHETYVGRVISINVTVLNDGDIPESFSVSLFYNSTLIATQDVVDLLPKENITLTFNWNTTAVPPSLDLYVIRAEASILPNELNTADNTLEDGTVKLKIVGDVNGDGKVDINDLVAWDAAYESHPGDPNWNEQADLNYDGNVDKADAMIILKHYHEEL, from the coding sequence TTGGAAGAAAAAATTAAAACAATACTAGTAACGGCTACGCTGCTCTTTGCAACGTTGTCATTAACTCTCACAACATTGTTCGCTCAAACAAACCCGTCGGATACAACCCTTTACGTAGACCCACCAAGCATTGAAGACCCAACAATTTTGCCAGGCGATACTATTGTAATAAAAATAATGATTGATGCCGTTGCAAACATGAAAAATTGCGAGTTTAATCTAACTTTCAATCCGAATGTGCTTTCAGTTAAGCAAGTGACTAAGCAATTGGTTCAAGGGCAATATCCTAATACGAATGTAGATGTGGATGATGTTGTAGGATATGTTTGGGTTAACTTAACATATACAACTGCCGTGACGGTAACTACTGACACTGCGCTTGTGGAAATCAAATTTTTCGTGAAAGGCTATGGAACATCTCTGTTACATTTTGAATCGTCAGTGCTTAAGGATAATGCTGGAACGCCTATCCCTCATGATACACAAGATGGCTTTGTAAGGATATTCGTGAGAAACATTGCTGTTCAAGACATCGTAGTTCTTTACCATGAAACTTACGTGGGACGTGTCATCTCAATAAACGTCACAGTTCTCAATGATGGAGACATACCTGAAAGTTTCTCTGTCAGTCTATTCTACAACTCGACACTCATAGCTACACAAGACGTAGTTGATCTTCTGCCTAAGGAAAACATCACGTTAACATTCAACTGGAACACTACTGCGGTACCACCAAGTCTTGATTTGTATGTCATCAGAGCTGAAGCAAGTATATTACCAAATGAACTAAACACAGCAGATAACACGTTGGAAGATGGAACAGTAAAACTCAAAATTGTAGGCGATGTAAATGGCGATGGAAAAGTGGACATAAACGATTTAGTAGCATGGGATGCTGCTTATGAAAGTCACCCTGGCGACCCGAACTGGAATGAGCAAGCAGACCTCAACTATGATGGCAACGTTGACAAAGCTGACGCAATGATTATACTCAAACACTATCATGAAGAGCTTTAA
- a CDS encoding DUF2099 family protein, with amino-acid sequence MKKHFSCVSGEHEIYCCGARVRISEKGVEVLTEPTVEYCPLHEALYGSKTIDLESVQKSVEKKIAGYGFCCARRVFDSESVVAYGASEMMKVWLEKGLVDCAVIVCEGAGTVITANGSLVQAIGARLTGIIKTSPIKEIIKHIEASDGIVLDKTSARINQVEGVKQASDLGFKRVAVSIAGFQAEAISEIRKFERTAGLDVLVFSVCNTCVGKNDIKHVAKADVACASASTLMRMKIGKNALLQLGVTIPVYALTEKGKKLILAYLASFKDKLVIFRTNKLPYHAESKSPKLKG; translated from the coding sequence ATGAAAAAGCATTTTTCATGCGTATCGGGCGAGCATGAAATCTATTGTTGCGGTGCTCGAGTGCGGATTTCAGAGAAAGGTGTTGAAGTTTTAACTGAACCTACTGTTGAATATTGCCCTTTGCATGAAGCTTTGTATGGCTCTAAGACAATTGATTTGGAAAGTGTGCAGAAAAGTGTGGAAAAGAAGATTGCGGGTTATGGTTTTTGTTGTGCACGAAGAGTTTTTGACTCTGAGTCCGTAGTGGCTTATGGCGCGTCTGAGATGATGAAAGTCTGGTTGGAGAAAGGACTTGTTGACTGTGCGGTCATTGTTTGTGAAGGTGCTGGCACTGTTATAACTGCTAATGGTAGCCTCGTTCAAGCCATAGGTGCGCGGTTAACTGGCATAATTAAAACGTCGCCAATTAAGGAAATCATCAAGCACATCGAGGCGAGTGATGGAATTGTTTTGGATAAAACCAGTGCAAGAATTAACCAAGTAGAAGGTGTTAAACAAGCATCTGACTTGGGCTTTAAACGTGTCGCCGTGAGCATCGCTGGTTTTCAAGCCGAAGCAATTAGTGAAATTAGAAAGTTCGAGAGAACTGCTGGCTTGGATGTTCTGGTGTTTTCTGTGTGCAACACATGCGTAGGCAAAAATGACATTAAACATGTTGCTAAGGCTGATGTTGCTTGCGCAAGTGCTTCAACGCTTATGCGCATGAAAATCGGCAAAAATGCGCTTTTGCAGTTGGGCGTTACCATTCCAGTTTATGCCTTAACTGAAAAGGGCAAAAAACTTATTTTAGCTTATCTTGCATCGTTTAAAGATAAACTTGTTATTTTCAGAACGAACAAACTGCCTTATCACGCCGAAAGCAAGAGTCCAAAGCTTAAAGGTTAA
- a CDS encoding MBL fold metallo-hydrolase, whose amino-acid sequence MVKRKTSLTFYGGVNEIGGNKILLQDGDVKVFFDFGMSFAMKKRYYSPPFLSPRNEKSLQELDILPKIEGIYKFDEKAPEVKAVFLSHAHMDHSAYLSFIKREIPVYCGETTKIILQALSEMRRTELEFNVEGIEFKTFRTGKKVAIDDVEIEPIHVDHSVPGAYGFIIHTSNGAIVYTGDFRIHGAKPQMTQDFVNKAKAAKPAAVITEATNMTGASVSSEAEVENKLNSIVEQANGIVLANFASTDVDRLNSFYRIAKANKRCLAVSLKQAYLLEALRKDKGLKIPSLSDANILIFRKSKKTKDKWKSQIMEQYQDKIKNASDVSKQQCELILALSFYDLEELVEINPTAGSCYVLSASEPFNEEMELDYEKLVNWLGHYGLPQYHIHVSGHIMPLQLKAILKEINANKIFPIHTENAELLARFTSDLKSKTVLVEKEKKYEV is encoded by the coding sequence ATGGTTAAACGCAAGACTTCTTTGACATTTTATGGCGGAGTAAACGAAATCGGCGGAAACAAAATTCTACTCCAAGATGGCGACGTGAAAGTTTTCTTTGACTTCGGCATGTCCTTCGCAATGAAAAAAAGATATTATTCGCCTCCATTTCTTTCCCCTCGAAATGAAAAAAGTTTGCAAGAACTGGATATCTTGCCAAAAATAGAAGGCATCTACAAGTTTGACGAGAAAGCTCCAGAGGTTAAAGCAGTTTTTCTCTCTCATGCACATATGGACCACTCAGCCTATTTGTCTTTCATAAAACGTGAAATCCCAGTTTACTGCGGAGAAACCACAAAAATCATTTTGCAAGCGCTGAGTGAAATGCGAAGGACAGAATTGGAGTTTAACGTTGAAGGAATAGAATTTAAGACGTTCAGAACTGGAAAAAAAGTAGCCATAGACGACGTGGAAATAGAGCCAATTCATGTGGACCATTCCGTGCCAGGCGCTTATGGATTTATAATTCACACTTCCAACGGAGCTATTGTTTATACTGGTGATTTCAGAATTCACGGAGCAAAGCCTCAAATGACACAAGATTTTGTCAACAAAGCAAAAGCTGCCAAACCAGCCGCTGTTATCACCGAAGCTACAAACATGACCGGCGCGTCCGTTTCTTCAGAAGCTGAGGTTGAGAACAAATTGAACAGTATTGTTGAGCAAGCCAATGGGATAGTGCTTGCCAATTTTGCCTCCACAGACGTGGATAGGTTAAATTCGTTTTACCGAATTGCCAAAGCGAATAAGCGTTGCCTAGCTGTTTCGCTGAAGCAAGCCTACTTGCTTGAAGCACTTCGTAAGGATAAAGGGTTAAAGATTCCGAGTTTAAGTGACGCTAACATTTTGATTTTTCGAAAATCGAAGAAAACAAAAGACAAGTGGAAAAGCCAAATAATGGAACAATATCAAGACAAAATTAAAAACGCCTCCGATGTTTCGAAGCAGCAATGCGAACTAATTTTAGCCCTATCCTTTTACGATTTGGAAGAACTTGTAGAAATTAACCCCACTGCGGGAAGTTGCTATGTTTTGTCGGCTTCTGAACCGTTCAATGAAGAAATGGAACTGGACTATGAAAAACTTGTTAACTGGCTTGGACATTACGGTTTGCCGCAGTATCACATTCACGTGTCAGGGCACATAATGCCACTACAACTAAAAGCTATACTAAAAGAAATAAACGCCAACAAAATTTTTCCAATCCACACAGAAAATGCGGAACTCCTAGCCAGATTCACAAGCGACCTAAAAAGTAAAACGGTACTGGTTGAAAAAGAGAAGAAATACGAAGTTTAA
- a CDS encoding CoA-binding protein — protein sequence MDEVAAIFEPRKVVLIGSSVLQEKVGMTSPQLFKSVTYNMKKFFNGKIYILDMDGKIGYNKLEKLPEVPELAVVMLPSKQSIIYVKECAKKGVKAFVLITGGYKDEQRQQLLKLKQKYKVRILGPNTIMGVINTANGLNTTFERDTMPKKGKIAVISQSGGVGACMLDWACFYNIGISKFAFMGDKIDVDDVDLLHYLGKDANTKVICLYMEGIKDGRKFIEEARKIVKKKPILALKGGITQESAHRAKSHTASIAGKDEIFDAALKKAGIIRVDDVEELMNAAIALSKQPSMHGDNVAIVSNVGGPAILAADAVAKNNLKLATLSEKVKKKIETLYPGVDASNPIDMIADARAERYAKVLDLVLADKNVDGVLIINMLKSCFFEPKDAKVIPKIAAKYPGKPVVDVPAGGEDFALVYKVLGNTSIPLYNLPEKAAKALKVLRTYGKILEKH from the coding sequence ATGGATGAAGTGGCGGCTATCTTTGAACCGCGAAAAGTCGTCCTAATAGGCTCAAGCGTACTCCAAGAAAAAGTGGGCATGACTTCTCCGCAACTTTTCAAAAGTGTAACCTATAACATGAAGAAATTTTTCAACGGAAAAATCTACATTTTGGATATGGATGGGAAAATTGGCTATAACAAACTGGAAAAACTGCCCGAAGTTCCAGAGCTTGCTGTTGTAATGCTTCCGTCGAAACAGTCAATAATCTACGTTAAAGAATGCGCCAAAAAAGGCGTCAAAGCGTTTGTCTTGATTACCGGAGGATACAAGGACGAACAGCGTCAACAGTTGCTCAAGCTCAAACAGAAATACAAAGTTAGAATTTTGGGACCGAACACTATCATGGGCGTAATAAACACAGCCAACGGTTTGAACACAACCTTCGAAAGAGACACCATGCCCAAAAAAGGAAAAATTGCAGTAATTTCACAAAGCGGTGGAGTAGGCGCTTGCATGCTTGATTGGGCATGCTTCTACAACATCGGCATAAGCAAATTTGCTTTCATGGGAGACAAAATAGACGTGGATGATGTTGACCTGCTACACTATTTAGGGAAAGACGCAAACACGAAAGTAATATGTCTATACATGGAAGGAATAAAGGATGGAAGAAAATTCATAGAAGAAGCAAGAAAAATCGTCAAGAAAAAACCAATACTAGCCTTAAAAGGCGGAATCACACAAGAATCAGCACACAGAGCCAAATCGCATACCGCTTCAATTGCGGGAAAAGACGAAATTTTTGACGCCGCCCTAAAAAAAGCGGGAATAATAAGAGTTGACGACGTTGAGGAGTTGATGAACGCCGCTATAGCGCTTTCAAAACAGCCGTCCATGCACGGAGACAACGTAGCAATCGTGAGCAACGTTGGTGGACCAGCAATTTTGGCAGCAGACGCCGTTGCGAAAAACAATCTTAAACTTGCAACATTATCAGAGAAAGTTAAAAAGAAAATTGAGACGTTATACCCGGGTGTAGATGCCTCTAACCCAATTGACATGATAGCTGACGCAAGAGCGGAAAGATACGCGAAAGTACTTGACTTAGTGCTTGCAGACAAAAACGTGGACGGTGTCCTAATAATAAACATGCTTAAATCTTGCTTCTTTGAGCCGAAAGACGCTAAGGTCATACCTAAAATAGCTGCAAAATATCCAGGCAAGCCTGTTGTGGATGTGCCAGCAGGCGGAGAGGATTTTGCACTTGTATACAAAGTTTTAGGCAATACTAGTATACCATTGTATAACTTGCCAGAAAAAGCTGCAAAAGCTCTAAAAGTTTTGAGAACCTACGGCAAGATTCTCGAGAAGCATTAA
- a CDS encoding ABC transporter permease: protein MKAILYLLEHDFRNFFRYKWWLVGLISMNLADLFIMAIVYNYMISGAVASEIKSYFNFFAPGLAVTGLFASAFMIGREINMERRREVHHYMLSLPMTRLELAIGRVLSGGLRGMLYMSPLLLTCFIFLGFPNVWQFFLILAVLFLLAVGISGLSIAIAVSTSSLEKFITARGLVYYTLFFCSSVFYPLSLIQQLGQDGKFPMPLVTLAEINPLSNASDMIRNFLLGYPPFAFTSIINVLAFSAIFTLGAAFAYMKIIERA, encoded by the coding sequence ATGAAGGCAATTCTATACTTGCTGGAACACGATTTCAGAAACTTCTTCCGTTACAAATGGTGGCTTGTAGGCTTAATCAGCATGAACCTAGCCGACTTATTCATAATGGCAATCGTTTACAACTACATGATAAGCGGCGCAGTAGCAAGCGAAATCAAAAGCTACTTCAACTTCTTCGCGCCAGGACTCGCGGTGACTGGATTGTTTGCTTCCGCTTTTATGATTGGACGCGAGATAAACATGGAACGCCGAAGAGAAGTGCATCATTACATGCTAAGTTTGCCAATGACTAGGCTAGAGCTTGCCATAGGACGTGTACTTTCAGGTGGTTTGCGCGGAATGCTATACATGTCTCCGCTTTTACTCACGTGCTTCATATTTTTAGGTTTTCCAAACGTGTGGCAGTTCTTCCTAATCTTGGCTGTTCTGTTCTTGTTAGCCGTGGGAATTTCAGGGTTAAGCATAGCAATTGCGGTTTCCACTTCAAGTCTTGAAAAATTCATAACTGCGAGAGGTCTAGTTTACTACACTCTCTTCTTCTGCAGTAGCGTTTTCTATCCGCTTTCGCTTATCCAACAGCTTGGACAAGACGGCAAATTCCCCATGCCGCTGGTAACACTTGCGGAAATTAATCCTCTTAGCAATGCCTCAGACATGATTCGCAATTTCCTTTTGGGCTATCCACCCTTCGCTTTTACTTCAATAATAAACGTTTTAGCTTTTTCCGCAATTTTCACGTTGGGAGCAGCATTTGCGTACATGAAAATAATAGAACGCGCTTGA